A genomic window from Bacteroidota bacterium includes:
- a CDS encoding ankyrin repeat domain-containing protein codes for MKKRKFISLIMVFILSISLIEAQEIHQAAAKGDISKVRSFLMVDPTLIHSLDNFKRTSLHWACRIDNIELVKLLVDKGSDLNLMDMNGIAPLQSLASRGLVKAAELLIEKGADLNIQDKFGLATPLHMASISGHYQMLVLLIEKGADAYIVDKNENTVLHSAVNGNQMKIAEYLIAKYPELLNSLDFDGNSCLHIAVKSEMKEMVELLVSKGANLNTQNTIGETAYNIAQDKKFTEIASFLVAKGADKQPQMFLVMKGNYLGQRKPGKQPEIFLKGIISTSEGIHGTVAFSPDNNEVSWTSDGSKGLQIMKVKDGQWTKPRILPFIEGYAVDAPFYSFDGKRLYFLAGKTDNQGMSGRMGFWYFTKTEKGWDNPQPLDSIANSVPMHFQGSMDINGTVYFSGLYMSKYENGKYLTPVKLPYPINIEKSSAIGPCISPKGDFIIFNRSTPPPNYTSGVYISFKNKDDSWSEPINLSEKLNLDGSMFRLSPDGKFLFFQSTRSGGAKYRSIYWVDASIIDELRPN; via the coding sequence ATGAAAAAAAGAAAATTTATTTCTCTCATTATGGTTTTTATCCTTTCAATTAGTTTAATTGAGGCTCAGGAAATCCATCAGGCTGCAGCAAAAGGTGATATTAGCAAAGTGAGATCATTTTTGATGGTTGATCCAACACTGATTCATTCCCTTGATAATTTTAAACGGACATCGCTTCATTGGGCTTGTAGAATTGATAATATTGAGCTTGTAAAGCTACTTGTCGATAAAGGTAGCGACTTGAATCTAATGGATATGAATGGTATTGCTCCTTTGCAGAGTCTTGCGAGCAGAGGTCTTGTTAAAGCCGCAGAGTTGCTAATAGAAAAAGGAGCCGATTTAAATATTCAGGATAAATTCGGATTAGCCACACCGTTACATATGGCATCAATTTCAGGACATTATCAGATGCTTGTTTTACTGATAGAAAAAGGGGCCGATGCATACATCGTCGATAAGAATGAAAATACGGTTCTTCATTCCGCTGTTAATGGAAATCAGATGAAAATTGCTGAATACTTGATTGCAAAGTATCCGGAACTTCTAAATTCTTTGGATTTTGATGGTAATTCGTGTTTACATATTGCTGTAAAAAGTGAAATGAAGGAGATGGTTGAACTTCTGGTGAGTAAGGGAGCAAATCTTAATACTCAAAATACTATTGGAGAAACCGCATATAATATAGCACAGGATAAAAAATTTACAGAAATAGCAAGTTTTTTAGTTGCAAAAGGAGCAGACAAACAACCTCAGATGTTTCTGGTGATGAAGGGTAACTACCTTGGGCAGAGGAAACCGGGAAAACAACCTGAAATCTTTTTGAAGGGGATTATCTCTACCAGTGAAGGTATTCATGGAACTGTGGCTTTTTCTCCTGATAATAATGAGGTTTCGTGGACCAGTGATGGGTCGAAGGGATTACAAATAATGAAAGTAAAAGATGGACAATGGACAAAACCTCGTATTCTTCCTTTTATTGAGGGCTATGCTGTTGATGCACCATTTTACTCTTTTGATGGGAAAAGACTTTACTTTCTGGCAGGTAAAACTGATAATCAGGGAATGTCAGGCAGAATGGGTTTTTGGTATTTCACGAAAACAGAAAAAGGGTGGGACAATCCGCAACCCCTCGATTCAATTGCCAATTCTGTACCGATGCATTTCCAGGGTTCAATGGATATAAATGGCACTGTTTATTTTAGTGGTTTATACATGTCGAAATATGAAAATGGGAAATACTTAACTCCTGTTAAACTCCCTTATCCAATCAATATCGAAAAGAGTTCAGCAATTGGTCCTTGTATTAGCCCTAAAGGCGATTTTATTATATTTAACCGCAGTACTCCACCCCCCAATTATACAAGTGGAGTGTATATTTCATTTAAAAATAAAGATGACAGTTGGAGTGAACCCATAAACCTAAGTGAAAAGTTAAATTTGGATGGCTCTATGTTTAGATTATCGCCTGATGGCAAGTTTCTTTTCTTTCAAAGTACACGTTCAGGAGGCGCTAAATACAGAAGCATCTATTGGGTCGATGCATCGATTATTGATGAATTGAGACCCAATTAG
- a CDS encoding polymer-forming cytoskeletal protein: protein MENSYTILIPEDTIIEGFIKTKKSFKIKSNFHGTLLSLEKITIDETSKVIGDIVCSELVISGGFEGNIYCTGKLTVIGKSTIKGHVFTKLFQNESDCDLNCFIQIPNNAVINSIQDILMNIDAATKLSTDSNLKKIITLFQENVFTAGKKQNQNPAIVPIVESA, encoded by the coding sequence ATGGAAAATTCATATACGATCCTTATTCCCGAGGATACAATCATTGAAGGATTTATTAAAACCAAGAAATCCTTTAAAATAAAGAGTAATTTTCATGGAACCTTGCTTTCGCTTGAGAAAATCACCATTGATGAAACATCAAAGGTAATTGGTGATATCGTTTGTTCTGAATTGGTTATCAGTGGTGGCTTTGAAGGTAATATCTATTGCACCGGAAAACTGACTGTAATTGGTAAATCAACCATCAAGGGGCATGTATTTACAAAATTATTTCAGAATGAATCAGATTGCGATTTGAATTGCTTTATTCAAATCCCTAACAATGCAGTGATAAATAGCATTCAGGATATTTTGATGAATATCGATGCTGCAACAAAACTCTCTACCGATAGCAATCTAAAAAAGATAATTACGCTATTTCAGGAGAATGTTTTTACTGCAGGGAAAAAACAAAATCAAAACCCGGCAATCGTTCCAATAGTTGAGTCTGCTTAA
- a CDS encoding serine acetyltransferase: MICRALILRRCEGCYTNVERIGYFTSVRRSEKYPGVHNITNCPLLRSYTQTVITTIGSSLCIDHGTGIVIGETAEIGSNVKIYQGVTIGALSIQKNENSIKRHPTIKDHVIIYVGATILGGNTIVGENAIIGGNVWLIESVEPHSVVTHSHKIQIRQKNRIQKNIKSNLNYSI, translated from the coding sequence ATAATTTGCAGGGCTTTAATATTAAGGCGCTGTGAGGGTTGTTATACCAACGTAGAAAGAATCGGTTACTTTACTTCCGTCAGGAGAAGTGAAAAATACCCAGGCGTGCACAACATCACCAACTGCCCACTATTGAGGAGTTACACTCAGACCGTTATCACAACGATTGGTTCATCCTTATGCATCGACCATGGAACAGGGATTGTGATTGGCGAAACTGCTGAAATTGGGAGTAATGTAAAGATTTATCAGGGTGTCACGATAGGTGCTTTAAGTATTCAAAAAAATGAAAACTCTATCAAACGACATCCAACTATCAAGGATCATGTAATCATTTATGTCGGTGCCACTATTTTGGGTGGAAATACAATAGTGGGCGAAAATGCAATAATAGGCGGAAATGTTTGGCTGATCGAAAGTGTTGAGCCTCATTCAGTAGTGACCCATAGCCACAAGATTCAAATCAGGCAGAAAAACAGAATTCAAAAAAATATTAAATCAAACCTAAATTATAGTATTTAA
- a CDS encoding LytTR family DNA-binding domain-containing protein, with product MKRLASLIIDDERLARVSLRKKLAIFQQIEVVGEASSIASAIKAINELKPDLLFLDIQLSDGSGFDLLEKIEFSGKVVFVTAYDEYALRAFEVNAVDYLLKPVSNTRLKSLISKISSPEKSEGLHSYQRFLYSDRIMIEQKGYLHFLLIKDIVMITSAKDYSIITTFDHKKFIVLSSMNDWEIKLPDDHFYRAHRSNIINLNFIEKTIRVGSTAEIYMTNLPEPIKVSRNYYKILREKYFYK from the coding sequence ATGAAAAGATTAGCATCTCTAATAATTGATGATGAACGTCTGGCAAGAGTTAGCCTTCGGAAAAAACTTGCCATTTTTCAGCAGATTGAAGTCGTTGGTGAAGCATCAAGTATAGCTTCGGCCATCAAAGCTATTAATGAACTTAAGCCTGATTTGTTATTTCTTGATATCCAGCTTTCAGATGGCAGTGGATTCGATTTGCTGGAAAAAATAGAGTTTTCAGGTAAAGTAGTTTTCGTCACTGCCTATGATGAATATGCCCTCAGAGCCTTCGAAGTTAACGCTGTCGATTACTTACTTAAGCCGGTATCAAATACAAGGTTAAAAAGCCTTATTTCAAAAATCTCATCTCCGGAAAAAAGTGAGGGACTCCATTCATACCAGAGATTCCTATACAGCGATCGCATAATGATTGAGCAAAAAGGCTACCTTCATTTTTTATTGATCAAAGACATTGTGATGATCACTTCTGCCAAGGATTATTCAATTATCACCACATTTGATCATAAGAAATTCATTGTTTTAAGTTCTATGAATGATTGGGAAATAAAGTTGCCAGATGATCATTTCTATAGAGCACACAGATCAAACATCATTAATCTGAACTTTATCGAAAAAACAATTCGAGTAGGTTCTACTGCCGAAATTTATATGACAAATTTGCCGGAACCGATAAAAGTTAGCAGAAATTATTATAAAATATTAAGAGAAAAATATTTCTACAAGTAA
- a CDS encoding helix-turn-helix transcriptional regulator, with protein sequence MAHIAIFLYIISLGIGVASILNCKRILNDQHISFLKSFLTFIILFNIYLLVDFTALYLSINLSTQIIPGNLILIWILIGWLSFFTLSGSIWFYLQLILNLLSMKNSRFFSLTFIVLAIGFIIAFINGIVAYIMHDTVIIYKYTIPAFKYTLLSFGILLTALLVFESKNINILKKREVLSTFGWVFMVLLSGMIVIYIIRSKTTVLMLSVISLSVNLIVLYGMKPFIKRFYGSYPTSINNSLSIDHISEQFNISIREKQVFELIIKGKSNKEIEQELLISSHTVKNHIYSIFRKVGVQSRSQLINRVLGNF encoded by the coding sequence ATGGCGCATATTGCAATATTTTTATACATCATTTCGCTAGGAATAGGAGTTGCTTCAATTCTTAATTGTAAAAGGATATTAAACGATCAACATATTTCTTTCTTAAAATCCTTTTTAACATTTATAATCCTATTCAACATATACCTTCTGGTTGATTTTACAGCACTTTACCTGTCTATCAATCTATCTACACAAATCATTCCGGGTAATCTTATTCTTATCTGGATTTTAATTGGATGGCTATCCTTTTTTACCCTTTCTGGATCAATCTGGTTCTACCTTCAGTTAATACTGAATTTATTATCCATGAAGAATAGTCGATTTTTCTCTTTGACATTTATAGTTCTTGCGATCGGATTTATTATCGCTTTTATCAATGGAATAGTTGCTTATATCATGCACGATACAGTAATTATCTATAAGTACACTATTCCCGCATTTAAATATACTTTATTGAGTTTTGGGATTTTATTAACTGCCCTATTGGTTTTTGAATCAAAAAATATAAATATATTGAAAAAGCGAGAGGTGCTTAGCACTTTTGGATGGGTATTTATGGTGTTGTTATCAGGTATGATCGTAATTTATATTATTCGCTCAAAAACTACGGTTTTAATGCTTTCAGTGATAAGTCTATCTGTAAACCTCATCGTTTTATATGGTATGAAGCCCTTTATTAAAAGGTTTTATGGTAGTTATCCTACTTCTATAAATAACTCATTATCTATTGACCATATTTCGGAACAATTCAATATTTCTATCAGAGAGAAGCAAGTATTTGAGTTGATAATTAAAGGAAAAAGCAATAAAGAGATTGAACAAGAACTCTTAATTTCTTCACATACTGTAAAAAACCACATTTATTCCATTTTTAGGAAAGTTGGTGTACAGAGTCGTAGCCAACTAATTAATAGGGTCTTGGGAAATTTTTAA
- a CDS encoding dienelactone hydrolase family protein translates to MKARIRFLIIAAILSTINFNHAVGQESLYNLQKGNYDVGFQLFEHDDLSRTIIEISDSDSLLYNPRPVRTYVWYPSKENHQQKMTVSDFIELAKDDFCNVKTSKINCSEPIPLLKGFSKYKLDSIKFQNTLSVRNAGFLNQKLPVIVVGQGLYYESPSTHFILCEYLASHGYVVVSCPLKGTQYRLVNLNVTDLETLVRDLEFSLSVALELPFALKNKIGVIGYDMGGMAGMILAMRNPQIDAFISLDAGILYPHYSGLPNSHPNYSISNLNIPWLHITQSRFCPGGFEKAHPSNAMKQKAFGDNYLLLLNTTNHGAFTSYATLGVENSVTGYWENDFMDLKPVYEKVCTYSLEFLNAYLNNDKNSKKSLSEKLGNMGNNGTFERIENRNITLSKIDFINLIIEDGAQAGISAFNSIDKEIQDKIFTDENELNWLGYHFLYWWDRQSEAVIVFEFITELFPNSANAYDSLAEAWLISGDKDKALQYYKKSLGLNPDNENAKQMIDKLINN, encoded by the coding sequence ATGAAAGCACGAATAAGATTTCTAATTATCGCTGCAATTCTGTCTACAATTAACTTTAATCATGCAGTAGGCCAGGAGAGTTTATATAACCTCCAAAAAGGAAACTATGATGTAGGATTTCAACTTTTTGAGCATGATGATTTAAGCAGAACAATTATTGAGATTTCTGATTCCGATAGTTTGCTGTACAATCCAAGGCCAGTAAGAACTTATGTATGGTACCCATCAAAGGAAAACCATCAACAAAAAATGACCGTAAGTGATTTTATTGAATTGGCAAAGGATGATTTTTGTAATGTAAAAACCAGCAAAATTAATTGTTCCGAGCCTATTCCTCTACTCAAAGGTTTTAGTAAATACAAACTCGATAGTATAAAATTTCAAAATACTTTATCCGTTCGCAATGCTGGCTTCTTAAACCAAAAGCTTCCTGTAATTGTTGTTGGACAAGGACTCTATTACGAGTCTCCTTCTACACATTTTATTCTGTGTGAGTATCTTGCCAGCCATGGTTATGTTGTTGTGAGCTGTCCATTAAAAGGAACTCAATACCGTTTGGTTAATCTTAATGTTACTGATTTGGAAACATTGGTGAGAGACCTTGAGTTTTCGTTATCAGTAGCATTGGAACTGCCATTTGCACTTAAAAACAAAATTGGAGTTATCGGCTACGATATGGGAGGTATGGCAGGAATGATTCTGGCAATGCGAAATCCTCAGATAGATGCATTTATCAGCCTTGATGCAGGTATTTTATATCCGCATTATTCGGGCTTACCGAATAGTCATCCAAATTATAGCATATCAAACCTTAACATTCCCTGGCTTCATATTACTCAATCGCGCTTTTGTCCGGGAGGATTTGAAAAGGCACATCCTTCGAATGCAATGAAGCAGAAGGCTTTTGGCGATAATTACCTGTTATTGTTGAATACAACTAATCATGGAGCTTTTACTTCGTATGCAACGCTTGGAGTAGAAAATTCTGTTACCGGATATTGGGAAAATGATTTTATGGATCTTAAACCTGTATATGAAAAAGTCTGCACCTATTCTCTAGAATTTTTAAATGCTTATTTAAACAATGATAAAAACTCAAAGAAAAGTTTATCAGAAAAATTAGGCAATATGGGCAATAACGGAACCTTTGAAAGGATTGAAAACAGAAATATTACATTATCTAAAATTGATTTTATCAATTTAATTATTGAGGATGGTGCACAGGCAGGCATCTCTGCATTTAACAGTATCGACAAAGAAATTCAGGACAAAATATTTACTGATGAAAACGAACTAAATTGGTTAGGGTATCATTTCCTGTATTGGTGGGATAGACAGTCTGAAGCAGTTATTGTTTTTGAATTTATCACAGAGCTATTTCCCAATTCGGCAAATGCCTATGATAGTTTGGCCGAGGCCTGGCTTATATCTGGTGATAAAGATAAGGCATTACAGTACTATAAAAAATCGCTTGGGTTAAATCCTGACAATGAAAACGCTAAGCAAATGATTGATAAATTAATTAATAACTAA
- a CDS encoding histidine kinase encodes MAPKIVNPIFKGKYWQYQLLGWFIYLMNEISSAWNRISISYVFSLRFFTTFAVLYALLELVHLFYRRIYKSKYNPAIYLIIAVFTSFICSLFWREIRTILDIIVFKTESTWWFYPRDLNYLSGVISGTWVPFVWSILYFGIKYWQDFVAEKQRANDAVVMAQNAQLQMLRYQLNPHFLFNSLNSIQALVHENPDQADSMVSELSEFLRFTLKYNDKIMISVKEEVDITHKYLTIEKIRFEERLDFMVHTDEKAQKVEIPCFITQPLVENSIKHGLFNNPDGIKLKFNVFIEHSKLILEVANSGKLEQGWRMGVGLQNVFDRLENCYPGRFSFILDELDGFVIARILITLKNEKISISNN; translated from the coding sequence ATGGCACCAAAAATCGTAAACCCCATATTCAAAGGAAAATACTGGCAATATCAGCTACTTGGATGGTTCATTTATCTAATGAACGAGATTTCAAGTGCTTGGAATCGCATAAGCATTTCCTATGTATTTTCGCTCCGGTTTTTTACAACTTTTGCCGTATTATACGCTCTCCTAGAATTAGTACATCTTTTTTACAGAAGAATTTACAAAAGCAAATATAACCCGGCAATATATTTGATCATTGCAGTCTTCACTTCTTTTATCTGTAGTTTATTCTGGAGAGAGATAAGGACAATTCTTGATATAATAGTTTTCAAAACTGAAAGTACATGGTGGTTTTACCCAAGAGATCTTAATTATCTGTCAGGAGTCATTTCAGGGACCTGGGTACCTTTTGTCTGGAGTATTCTTTATTTCGGGATAAAATACTGGCAAGATTTTGTTGCTGAGAAACAAAGGGCCAATGATGCGGTGGTTATGGCGCAAAATGCCCAGTTACAAATGCTCAGGTATCAATTAAACCCCCACTTTCTTTTTAATTCCTTGAATTCAATTCAGGCATTGGTGCATGAAAACCCCGATCAGGCAGATTCCATGGTCTCCGAATTATCAGAGTTTTTAAGATTCACCCTTAAATACAATGATAAAATTATGATTTCGGTGAAAGAAGAAGTTGATATCACACATAAATACCTTACGATCGAAAAAATAAGATTTGAAGAACGTCTTGATTTTATGGTTCATACTGATGAAAAAGCACAGAAAGTCGAAATCCCTTGTTTTATTACACAACCCCTTGTCGAGAATTCAATAAAGCATGGCCTGTTCAATAACCCGGATGGTATTAAACTGAAATTTAATGTTTTTATCGAACATTCAAAACTTATCCTTGAAGTTGCCAATTCAGGAAAGCTTGAACAGGGCTGGCGCATGGGTGTGGGCCTGCAAAACGTTTTTGACCGTCTTGAAAATTGTTATCCCGGGAGGTTTTCCTTTATTTTGGATGAATTGGATGGTTTTGTAATAGCCAGGATATTAATAACTTTAAAGAATGAAAAGATTAGCATCTCTAATAATTGA
- a CDS encoding DUF1080 domain-containing protein: MKKLFTILTILTLSTFQLMSQETIPLTAENWTVYDGQFIDFEGKKAFMGTALLNNYEFENGTIEWDMYTTGKRGYPGIFFRMNGQQDYGNFYIRPHKTNGYHYDALQYTPAYHGISCWQLYHGEGYTKEATIPSNQWIHYKLVVKDDQARVFIGDMENVALTIHNLEHGISKGSIVLNGQTDGSAYFANFSVTDAVNYLFGKKTEKPVLPGTIASWDVSESITNNLVDNENYPGENYLNGLNWKSINAEKSGMINLTKHIISNPFQPAWVYAKTSLHSDSDKSIWYSFGYSDHITIFLNGQEIYQGNNAFTSRDPSYAGLLGYFDKVKLNLKKGENDLLLLIGEQMGGWGFSFRNAEQEFVSKKLTKNWEIINQLNYPESVAWDKENKVLYVSNYVQGPEEYLSKISIDGKIIEKEWVKGLRRPTALLLTGDSLLVVERRGIAVVDIKSASIRRRIPVEGARFLNDIAISDNGKTIFIGDSEASRIYKLEKSKVSVWIEGAVAPKPNAMAIVGQKLIVGCMGNNSLMSIDILSGKATTLHEFFPGTIIDGIQVLKDGSLLVGGFNGILYLIDKSGKINELLNLSGKGVNFSDFYFISDKNLIVIPGLYSNSLVSYFFK; this comes from the coding sequence ATGAAAAAACTATTTACAATTCTGACAATTCTGACATTATCGACTTTTCAATTAATGTCTCAAGAAACAATCCCACTTACTGCTGAAAACTGGACGGTTTACGATGGACAGTTTATTGATTTTGAAGGGAAAAAAGCTTTTATGGGAACTGCATTGCTCAATAATTACGAATTTGAAAACGGTACCATTGAGTGGGATATGTACACAACCGGAAAACGTGGATATCCCGGAATCTTTTTTAGGATGAACGGGCAGCAGGATTACGGAAATTTTTACATCCGCCCACACAAAACCAATGGTTACCATTACGATGCCTTACAATACACTCCGGCTTATCACGGAATATCGTGCTGGCAGCTTTATCACGGCGAGGGTTACACAAAAGAGGCTACTATCCCTTCAAACCAATGGATTCATTACAAGTTAGTTGTAAAAGATGATCAGGCCAGGGTTTTTATTGGAGATATGGAAAACGTAGCTCTTACTATTCATAATTTGGAGCATGGTATTTCCAAGGGTTCCATTGTACTAAACGGACAAACAGATGGCTCGGCTTACTTTGCCAATTTTAGTGTAACTGATGCAGTGAACTACTTGTTTGGCAAAAAAACAGAAAAGCCTGTTCTGCCCGGAACAATTGCTAGTTGGGATGTTTCAGAATCTATTACTAACAATTTGGTTGATAACGAGAACTACCCCGGGGAAAACTACCTCAATGGATTGAACTGGAAATCAATCAATGCTGAAAAATCTGGGATGATAAACCTAACCAAACATATTATCAGTAATCCCTTTCAACCCGCCTGGGTTTATGCAAAAACTAGCTTGCATTCCGATTCTGATAAATCTATTTGGTATTCATTCGGTTACAGCGATCATATCACCATTTTCCTTAATGGTCAGGAAATCTATCAAGGTAACAATGCGTTTACTAGCCGCGATCCCTCTTATGCTGGTCTTTTAGGTTACTTCGATAAGGTGAAACTTAATCTGAAAAAAGGAGAAAACGATTTGCTTTTACTTATTGGCGAACAGATGGGCGGTTGGGGATTTTCCTTTCGCAATGCAGAGCAGGAATTTGTTTCTAAAAAACTTACCAAAAACTGGGAAATAATTAATCAACTTAATTATCCCGAATCTGTTGCCTGGGATAAAGAGAATAAAGTGCTTTATGTTTCCAACTATGTACAAGGTCCTGAAGAATACCTATCGAAAATCTCAATTGACGGTAAAATTATTGAAAAGGAATGGGTTAAGGGATTACGTCGCCCCACTGCCTTACTTTTAACGGGCGATAGTTTACTGGTTGTTGAGCGAAGGGGAATTGCGGTTGTTGATATCAAGTCGGCATCAATTCGTAGAAGAATACCCGTTGAGGGTGCTCGCTTCCTAAACGACATAGCCATATCGGATAATGGCAAAACCATTTTTATTGGCGATAGCGAAGCAAGTCGAATATATAAACTCGAGAAATCAAAAGTATCAGTTTGGATTGAGGGTGCAGTCGCTCCAAAGCCCAACGCAATGGCCATTGTTGGCCAGAAACTCATTGTAGGGTGCATGGGCAATAATAGCCTGATGTCAATTGACATACTATCAGGTAAAGCAACAACTCTGCACGAATTCTTTCCCGGAACCATCATTGATGGAATTCAGGTACTTAAAGATGGCTCTTTACTGGTTGGTGGTTTTAATGGAATATTGTACCTAATAGATAAAAGCGGGAAGATAAATGAGCTACTGAATTTATCAGGTAAAGGAGTCAATTTTTCCGATTTTTATTTTATCAGTGATAAAAATCTTATCGTAATACCGGGTTTGTACAGCAACAGTTTAGTGTCATACTTTTTTAAATAA
- a CDS encoding ATP-binding protein has protein sequence MVIEVKESEVPVNFGKLLETQLKKWQGGGHHPRGIAEYISNSSDSYGRLKQFSNQKIEVEIYSRTGKAIDKLIVRDYAEGMSFDDLENKFFKYFESFSGREKGEKVTGRFGTGGKAYAIMNFRDCWINSIKDGKECRAWFKWNYQNKTIVRGYNKGGYRDRETYENNGTTVFLESSLKVSLPLDEFIQHLEKLERNRHILKSHQVSFKIIRKKTTDSVILRYDEPDSDTAVDKWTFKLPPNLINGTDFDNYLHIRFFEKPIGENAFIDLTDGISSVADLVASNYDSRPFSKYINGTLVITKLIDSVAIKENRRGLEEGDDLTIEIESFLKEKINEVINCIEDHQKEKDKLKRINAVNEKLNELSKFLNKQDLKFRVELKEMKRRFNHEDETSSENNTNQTWEGDSQSVFRKPTESDAEELLVKGTWVQPRDDESSVDPKHYDNAEFLPSDDGKDLAVKVGSKSKVPAKKIREKKGLQVLMSNDLKNPDSPTFTEFDDPVSDRDMYSIGVIWINAVHPIIVKYGDGKENEVVRNENIANFVLLIVSQYYAQKEAETQPEDERDDILILFRKHFFKLQLEIRVDREINYFD, from the coding sequence ATGGTTATAGAAGTTAAAGAATCAGAAGTTCCTGTCAATTTCGGGAAATTATTAGAAACTCAATTGAAAAAATGGCAGGGTGGTGGACATCATCCAAGAGGAATCGCGGAATATATTTCAAACTCATCTGATTCATATGGAAGATTGAAACAATTTTCAAATCAAAAGATAGAGGTTGAGATCTATTCTAGAACAGGTAAGGCAATTGATAAACTTATTGTTCGAGACTATGCTGAAGGGATGTCTTTTGATGATTTAGAGAATAAATTCTTTAAATATTTTGAAAGTTTTAGTGGCAGAGAAAAAGGAGAAAAGGTAACAGGGAGATTTGGAACAGGAGGTAAGGCTTATGCTATTATGAATTTTAGAGATTGTTGGATAAATTCTATTAAAGATGGAAAAGAATGTAGGGCTTGGTTTAAATGGAATTATCAAAATAAGACTATTGTTCGAGGATATAATAAGGGTGGTTATAGAGATAGAGAAACTTATGAGAATAATGGGACAACTGTTTTTCTTGAAAGCAGTTTGAAGGTTAGTCTTCCATTAGATGAATTTATTCAACATCTTGAGAAGTTAGAACGAAATAGACACATTTTAAAAAGCCACCAAGTAAGTTTTAAAATAATAAGGAAAAAAACTACTGATTCGGTCATTCTTAGATATGATGAGCCTGATTCAGACACTGCTGTAGACAAATGGACTTTCAAGCTACCACCCAATTTGATAAATGGAACTGATTTTGATAATTATCTCCACATAAGATTCTTCGAAAAACCCATTGGTGAAAATGCATTTATTGATTTAACAGATGGAATTTCTAGCGTTGCAGACTTAGTAGCTTCAAACTATGATTCCCGACCTTTCTCAAAGTATATTAATGGCACTCTAGTTATAACAAAATTAATTGATTCAGTTGCAATAAAGGAGAATAGAAGAGGCTTAGAAGAAGGTGATGATCTTACAATAGAAATCGAAAGCTTTCTTAAAGAGAAAATTAATGAAGTAATTAATTGTATTGAAGATCATCAAAAAGAGAAAGACAAACTCAAAAGAATTAATGCGGTTAATGAGAAACTAAACGAACTGAGTAAGTTTCTTAATAAGCAAGATTTAAAATTCAGAGTCGAACTAAAAGAAATGAAGAGAAGGTTTAATCATGAAGATGAAACTTCTAGTGAAAATAATACAAATCAAACTTGGGAGGGTGATAGCCAATCTGTTTTTAGAAAACCAACAGAAAGTGATGCAGAAGAATTATTAGTCAAAGGAACATGGGTTCAACCAAGAGATGATGAAAGCTCTGTTGATCCTAAGCATTATGATAATGCTGAATTTTTACCAAGTGATGATGGTAAGGATTTAGCAGTAAAAGTTGGATCAAAATCTAAGGTTCCTGCTAAAAAAATCAGAGAGAAGAAAGGTCTTCAGGTTTTAATGTCAAATGACTTAAAGAATCCTGATAGTCCTACATTTACAGAATTTGATGACCCAGTCAGTGATAGAGACATGTACTCAATTGGAGTCATTTGGATAAATGCTGTTCATCCAATTATTGTAAAGTATGGTGATGGTAAGGAAAATGAAGTTGTAAGAAATGAAAATATTGCAAATTTTGTTTTATTAATTGTATCACAATATTACGCCCAAAAAGAAGCTGAAACTCAACCTGAAGATGAACGGGATGATATTTTAATACTTTTTAGAAAGCATTTTTTTAAACTGCAATTAGAAATTAGAGTTGACCGAGAGATTAATTATTTTGATTGA